The Campylobacter sp. RM10537 genome has a segment encoding these proteins:
- a CDS encoding S41 family peptidase, with translation MKIKRSLAALVGFISSLAFCIFFVGNLHAKNDDNKKIEQRLQALDKLTKTLAIVEQYYVDDENISDLVDKSLSGLLSNLDAHSSFMNEKDFNDMKIQTNGEFGGLGITVGMKDGALTVVSPMEGTPADKAGIKSGDIILKINNEATLGMNLNDAVEKMRGKPKTEITLTIFRKGSTKPFDVTLMRDIIKVESVYAKLIQKENILYLRVTNFDKNVVDLASKELKKYPNAKGVILDLRNNPGGLLSQAIGLVNLFVDKGVIVSQKGRIASENQEYKAEAKNKISNAPLVVLVNGGSASASEIVSGALQDLKRAVIVGENTFGKGSVQQIIPINKTEALRLTIARYYLPSGRTIQAIGVKPDIEVFPGKVSAQEEGFNLKESELKQHLENELQKTNDKKEEKKEEKNDKNIITLKQIYEDAQLKSAIDAVKILNIKEGAL, from the coding sequence TTGAAAATAAAACGATCTTTAGCCGCTTTGGTAGGTTTTATAAGCTCTTTGGCTTTTTGTATTTTTTTTGTTGGAAATTTACACGCTAAAAATGATGATAATAAAAAAATAGAACAACGTTTACAAGCTTTAGATAAGCTTACAAAAACTTTAGCTATAGTTGAACAATATTATGTTGATGATGAAAATATAAGCGATTTAGTAGACAAGTCTTTATCTGGATTATTGAGCAATCTTGATGCACATTCTTCTTTCATGAATGAGAAAGATTTTAATGATATGAAAATCCAAACTAATGGTGAATTTGGTGGACTTGGAATTACAGTAGGCATGAAAGATGGTGCTTTAACTGTTGTTTCTCCTATGGAAGGAACTCCTGCAGACAAGGCGGGAATAAAATCAGGAGATATAATCTTAAAAATAAATAATGAAGCAACCTTGGGTATGAATTTAAATGATGCCGTAGAAAAAATGCGTGGCAAGCCAAAAACTGAAATTACTTTAACTATTTTTAGAAAAGGTTCTACTAAACCTTTTGATGTGACTCTTATGAGAGATATTATAAAAGTTGAAAGTGTTTATGCAAAATTGATACAAAAAGAAAATATTTTGTATTTAAGAGTAACTAATTTTGATAAAAATGTAGTTGATTTGGCAAGTAAGGAACTTAAAAAATATCCTAATGCTAAAGGAGTTATTTTAGATCTTAGAAATAATCCAGGCGGACTTTTAAGTCAAGCTATAGGGCTTGTTAATTTATTTGTCGATAAGGGTGTGATTGTTTCTCAAAAAGGACGTATAGCCAGCGAAAATCAAGAATATAAAGCAGAGGCAAAAAATAAAATTTCCAATGCTCCTTTGGTAGTGCTTGTTAATGGTGGTAGCGCAAGTGCAAGTGAGATTGTTAGTGGGGCTTTGCAAGATTTAAAAAGAGCCGTAATTGTTGGTGAAAATACTTTTGGAAAAGGTAGCGTTCAGCAAATAATTCCTATTAATAAAACTGAAGCATTAAGATTGACTATAGCAAGATATTATTTACCAAGTGGTCGTACCATTCAAGCCATAGGGGTAAAACCAGATATTGAAGTTTTTCCTGGAAAGGTGAGTGCTCAAGAGGAAGGGTTTAATTTAAAAGAAAGCGAATTAAAACAGCATTTAGAGAATGAACTTCAAAAAACTAATGATAAAAAAGAAGAGAAAAAAGAAGAGAAAAATGATAAAAATATCATTACATTAAAACAAATTTATGAAGATGCGCAATTAAAATCTGCCATTGATGCGGTGAAAATTTTAAATATTAAGGAGGGTGCATTATGA
- the purQ gene encoding phosphoribosylformylglycinamidine synthase I yields the protein MKVAIIRFPGTNCEFDTEYAFNKLGAKTEIIWHEQKEFKADLVVLPGGFSYGDYLRCAAIAKLAPAMQGVFEHAKKGGYILGICNGFQILLESGLLKGAMKHNEKLSFISKNQDLKVVSNQNVFLRNFQKGDIVNLPIAHGEGNYYAKENILKELEDKDLITLKYQQNPNGSLCDIAGICDENKKIFGLMPHPERACDSVLGNEVGLKMLEGFM from the coding sequence ATGAAAGTAGCAATTATTCGATTTCCTGGAACAAATTGCGAATTTGATACAGAATATGCATTTAATAAACTTGGCGCTAAAACTGAAATTATTTGGCATGAGCAAAAAGAATTTAAAGCTGATTTAGTTGTTTTGCCTGGAGGATTTTCTTATGGAGATTATCTAAGATGTGCCGCAATTGCTAAGCTTGCTCCTGCAATGCAAGGTGTTTTTGAGCATGCTAAAAAAGGGGGCTATATTTTAGGAATTTGCAATGGATTTCAAATTCTTTTAGAAAGTGGTCTTTTAAAAGGTGCAATGAAACATAATGAAAAATTAAGCTTTATTTCAAAAAATCAAGATTTAAAAGTAGTTTCAAATCAAAATGTCTTTTTAAGAAATTTTCAAAAAGGTGATATTGTAAATTTACCTATTGCACATGGGGAAGGAAATTACTATGCAAAAGAGAATATTTTAAAAGAATTAGAAGATAAAGATTTAATCACGTTAAAATATCAACAAAATCCTAATGGTTCTCTTTGTGATATTGCTGGAATTTGCGATGAAAATAAAAAGATTTTTGGTCTTATGCCACATCCTGAAAGAGCTTGTGATAGTGTTTTGGGTAATGAAGTGGGCTTAAAAATGCTTGAAGGTTTTATGTGA
- the purC gene encoding phosphoribosylaminoimidazolesuccinocarboxamide synthase, with the protein MTKKDLMYEGKGKKLFKTDDENLLISEFKDDLTAFNAEKKGNESGKGALNCKISTEIFHLLEKNGIKTHLVDRISDTEQLVKKCKIIPIEVIVRNVATGSIVKRLGLEDGKVLPFALVEFCLKDDALGDPFINDDHCLILNLVQDETQIQEIKNIAKKINSILTPFFDSKNLRLIDFKIELGLTKDNELVLADEISPDSCRFWDKFSNEKLDKDRFRQDLGNVKVAYEEVLKRILN; encoded by the coding sequence ATGACAAAAAAAGATTTAATGTATGAAGGAAAAGGAAAAAAACTTTTTAAAACAGATGATGAAAATTTATTGATCAGTGAATTTAAGGATGATTTAACAGCTTTTAATGCTGAAAAAAAGGGAAATGAAAGCGGCAAAGGGGCTTTAAATTGTAAAATTAGTACAGAAATTTTTCATTTGCTTGAAAAAAATGGTATTAAAACCCATTTAGTTGATCGTATTAGTGATACTGAACAACTAGTAAAAAAATGTAAAATTATTCCTATAGAAGTAATAGTACGTAATGTTGCCACAGGCTCTATTGTAAAAAGATTAGGTTTAGAAGATGGCAAAGTTTTACCTTTTGCTTTGGTTGAATTTTGCTTAAAAGATGATGCTTTAGGAGATCCTTTTATCAATGATGATCATTGTTTAATTTTAAATTTGGTTCAAGATGAAACCCAAATTCAAGAGATTAAGAATATTGCCAAAAAGATCAATTCTATTTTAACTCCATTTTTTGATTCTAAAAATTTAAGACTTATTGATTTTAAAATAGAATTAGGCTTAACTAAAGATAATGAACTTGTTTTAGCTGATGAAATAAGTCCAGATAGTTGTAGATTTTGGGATAAATTTAGTAATGAAAAACTAGATAAAGATAGATTTCGTCAAGATTTGGGCAATGTAAAAGTAGCTTATGAAGAAGTTTTAAAAAGAATTTTAAATTAA
- a CDS encoding site-specific DNA-methyltransferase has protein sequence MPKNKLLQDLEEYFETLGQVRNLAQNYDEKLFNYLLEESKYKEEFKNRFFIFNKKALIFKINEFLIFLDLKNLSGSFTSYANKIGLANKTKSFLKTNNEVVLNFAFKDGVIKGGQSKDDEIQNEIFFNEILARDEIDALFSPKALQNFKLIGENKNLQEYLKDNPNLLIKGNNLLALHSLKKLYANKVKLIYIDPPYNTGSDSFNYNDKFNHSTWLTFMKNRLEIAREFLSDDGVIFVQCDDNEQAYLKVLMDEIFGRENFVRQIIWRIGWVSGFKSTATIVRNHDTILIYSKKRDVLKLKKIYLSRDNYQERFNDESIKAIKNKLEQYQLNKQVINDFIDYLLKVGLPEQYPLESTWNCSIYDKLNSIAIVSFSGEKISKLLNTNEFYGQKSEALLQRIIEISTNENDIVMDFFAGSGTTLAVAHKMKRKWIGIEQMDYIKDITKERLKKVVEGEQGGISKTVNWQGGGNFVYAELMPLNTIYKEKIQNLNDEKELDNIYQELKTKAFLDYRVDIQDILKDKDFKELSLEDKKQILNLALDSNMDYVLYGDIKDKDYDISKETIKLNEIFYGDENV, from the coding sequence ATGCCAAAAAATAAATTATTGCAAGATTTAGAAGAGTATTTTGAAACTTTAGGACAAGTTAGAAATTTAGCACAAAATTATGATGAAAAATTATTTAATTATCTTTTAGAAGAGAGTAAATATAAAGAAGAATTTAAAAATAGATTTTTTATTTTTAATAAAAAAGCCTTGATTTTTAAAATAAATGAATTTTTAATATTTTTAGATCTTAAAAATTTAAGTGGTAGTTTTACAAGTTATGCTAACAAAATAGGACTTGCAAATAAAACAAAATCTTTTTTAAAAACAAATAATGAAGTAGTATTAAATTTTGCTTTTAAAGATGGTGTTATAAAAGGCGGACAAAGCAAAGATGATGAAATTCAAAATGAAATATTTTTTAATGAAATATTAGCTCGCGATGAAATAGATGCTTTATTTTCTCCAAAAGCCTTGCAAAATTTTAAACTAATAGGCGAAAATAAAAATCTACAAGAATATTTAAAAGATAATCCAAATTTACTTATAAAAGGCAATAATTTATTAGCATTACATTCTTTAAAAAAGCTTTATGCAAATAAAGTAAAATTAATCTACATTGATCCACCTTATAATACAGGTAGTGATAGTTTTAATTATAATGATAAATTTAATCATTCTACTTGGCTTACTTTTATGAAAAATCGTTTAGAAATTGCTAGAGAATTTTTAAGTGATGATGGTGTGATCTTTGTGCAATGTGATGATAATGAACAAGCTTATTTAAAAGTGCTTATGGATGAAATTTTTGGAAGAGAGAATTTTGTTAGACAAATTATTTGGAGAATAGGCTGGGTTAGTGGATTTAAATCAACAGCAACTATAGTGCGAAATCACGATACTATTCTTATATATTCTAAAAAACGAGATGTGTTAAAATTAAAAAAAATATATTTATCGCGAGATAACTATCAAGAGCGATTTAATGATGAATCGATAAAAGCAATAAAGAATAAATTAGAACAATATCAACTTAATAAACAAGTTATTAATGATTTTATTGATTACTTATTGAAAGTAGGATTACCGGAACAATATCCACTTGAAAGTACTTGGAATTGTAGTATATATGATAAATTAAATAGTATCGCAATAGTTTCATTTAGTGGAGAAAAAATTTCAAAATTATTAAATACAAATGAATTTTATGGACAAAAATCTGAAGCCTTGCTTCAAAGAATAATTGAAATTTCTACAAATGAAAACGATATAGTAATGGACTTTTTTGCAGGAAGTGGTACCACTTTAGCCGTTGCTCATAAAATGAAACGCAAATGGATAGGCATAGAGCAAATGGATTATATAAAAGACATTACAAAAGAAAGACTTAAAAAAGTCGTAGAAGGCGAGCAAGGTGGTATCAGCAAAACAGTAAATTGGCAAGGTGGTGGAAATTTTGTTTATGCTGAGCTTATGCCACTTAATACAATTTATAAAGAAAAAATACAAAATTTAAATGATGAAAAAGAATTAGATAACATTTATCAAGAGTTAAAAACTAAAGCTTTTTTAGATTATAGAGTAGATATACAAGACATTTTAAAAGATAAAGATTTTAAAGAATTAAGCTTAGAAGATAAAAAGCAAATTTTAAATTTAGCATTAGATTCTAATATGGATTATGTTTTATATGGTGATATAAAAGATAAAGATTATGATATATCTAAAGAAACAATAAAACTTAATGAAATATTTTATGGTGATGAAAATGTTTAG
- the purS gene encoding phosphoribosylformylglycinamidine synthase subunit PurS has translation MKIVINIFLKNGVLDPQGKAIEKALHSLNFNEVKEVRMAKQLILDLDEKDEIRAKERIAKMCEELLVNNVIEDYELSTSEKL, from the coding sequence ATGAAAATAGTAATAAATATTTTTTTAAAAAATGGAGTTTTAGATCCTCAAGGTAAAGCTATTGAAAAAGCTTTACATTCTTTAAATTTTAATGAAGTTAAAGAAGTAAGAATGGCTAAACAACTCATACTTGATTTAGATGAAAAAGATGAAATAAGGGCTAAAGAGCGTATTGCTAAAATGTGCGAAGAGCTATTGGTTAATAATGTGATTGAAGATTATGAACTGAGCACAAGCGAGAAATTATGA
- a CDS encoding ATP-dependent Clp protease ATP-binding subunit, which translates to MANIQDYLTDSMLSNVESAASLAIYSKNNEIVPLHLFWALCVDSSSLLNQILNKLNISKEALELEIKSKISKLPTSSNVSKETIRFSNEFINSLEMAKGLMSANGDSYLSVDTWLISESEKDPIKEILSKFLDRKEFQKELQKLRAGRKVDSKTSDETLDSLNKFGIDLTQKAIQGELDPVIGREEEIERLMQILIRKTKNNPILLGEPGVGKTAIVEALAQRIIKKDVPTSLQNKKVIALDMSALIAGAKYRGEFEDRLKAVVNEVIKNKNIILFIDEIHTIVGAGASEGSMDAANILKPALARGELHTIGATTLKEYRKYFEKDAALQRRFQPVNVPEPSINEALAMLRGIKEKLEIHHNVTINDSALVAAAKLSKRYIADRFLPDKAIDLIDEAAAELKMQIESEPSSLRKVRKDIETLEVENEALKMEDDKKNEKRIEEIIKELANLKEKQNALNSQFENEKGVFNEISAKKKEIDLLKNEANLAKNKGEFQKAAELEYGKIPSLEKEVQNLEEKWKKMSENGVLLKNQVDEDLVAGILSKWTGISVQKMLTSEKQKFLEVEKHLKESVIGQDKALNALARAIKRNKAGLNADNKPIGSFLFLGPTGVGKTQSAKALAKFLFDDEKAMIRFDMSEFMEKHSVSRLLGAPPGYIGHEEGGELTEAVRRKPYSVLLFDEVEKAHKDVFNILLGILDDGRATDSKGVTVDFKNTIIILTSNIASNAIMSLNGEEKENAIKSELKNFFKPEFLNRLDDIITFNPLGQDEAYEIVKLLFKDLQNSLSSKGIKANLSENGALLIAKNGFDPDFGARPLKRAIYDMIEDKLSDMILADELNENDNILIDAENDEIVIKKIQN; encoded by the coding sequence ATGGCAAATATACAAGATTACTTAACAGACTCTATGCTTTCAAATGTTGAAAGTGCAGCATCTTTGGCAATATATTCTAAAAATAATGAAATTGTTCCTTTGCATCTTTTTTGGGCTTTGTGTGTTGATAGCTCAAGTTTACTTAATCAAATACTTAATAAGTTAAATATTTCCAAAGAAGCCTTAGAACTTGAAATTAAAAGTAAAATATCCAAATTACCAACAAGTTCAAATGTAAGCAAAGAAACCATCAGATTTTCAAACGAATTTATTAATTCTTTAGAAATGGCCAAAGGCTTAATGAGTGCGAATGGGGATAGCTATTTATCTGTAGATACTTGGCTGATTAGTGAAAGCGAAAAAGATCCAATTAAAGAAATTTTATCCAAATTTCTCGATCGTAAAGAATTTCAAAAAGAATTACAAAAATTAAGAGCAGGAAGAAAGGTTGATAGCAAAACAAGTGATGAAACTTTAGATAGTTTAAATAAATTTGGTATTGATCTTACTCAAAAAGCAATCCAAGGAGAATTAGATCCAGTTATCGGAAGAGAAGAAGAAATAGAAAGACTAATGCAAATTCTAATTCGTAAAACTAAAAATAATCCTATTTTACTAGGAGAACCTGGAGTTGGAAAAACTGCAATTGTTGAAGCTTTAGCACAAAGAATAATTAAAAAAGATGTGCCAACTTCTTTGCAAAATAAAAAAGTTATTGCACTTGATATGAGTGCTTTAATAGCAGGAGCAAAATACCGTGGTGAATTTGAAGATCGTTTAAAAGCAGTAGTCAATGAAGTGATTAAAAATAAAAATATCATTTTATTTATAGATGAAATTCACACTATAGTAGGAGCTGGAGCAAGTGAAGGAAGTATGGATGCTGCTAATATCTTAAAACCTGCTTTAGCTAGAGGTGAACTTCATACCATAGGTGCGACCACTTTAAAAGAATATCGTAAATATTTTGAAAAAGACGCTGCCCTACAACGTCGTTTTCAACCTGTCAATGTTCCTGAACCTAGCATCAATGAAGCTCTAGCCATGTTAAGAGGCATTAAAGAAAAATTAGAAATTCATCATAATGTAACGATAAATGATAGTGCCTTAGTAGCAGCTGCTAAGCTTTCAAAACGTTATATAGCGGATCGTTTTTTACCTGATAAAGCTATTGATTTAATCGATGAGGCTGCTGCTGAACTTAAAATGCAAATTGAAAGTGAACCTAGTTCTTTAAGAAAAGTAAGAAAAGATATTGAAACCTTAGAAGTTGAAAATGAAGCTTTAAAAATGGAAGATGACAAAAAAAATGAAAAAAGAATAGAAGAAATTATTAAAGAATTAGCAAATTTAAAAGAAAAACAAAATGCTTTAAATTCACAATTTGAAAATGAAAAAGGCGTTTTTAATGAAATCAGTGCCAAGAAAAAAGAAATTGATCTTTTAAAAAATGAAGCTAATTTAGCTAAAAATAAAGGAGAATTTCAAAAAGCTGCTGAATTGGAATATGGAAAAATTCCAAGCCTTGAAAAAGAGGTGCAAAATTTAGAAGAAAAATGGAAAAAGATGAGCGAAAATGGTGTTTTGCTTAAAAATCAAGTAGATGAAGATTTAGTCGCTGGAATTTTAAGCAAATGGACGGGTATTAGTGTGCAAAAAATGCTTACTTCTGAAAAACAAAAATTCTTAGAAGTGGAAAAGCACTTAAAAGAAAGTGTTATAGGGCAAGATAAAGCTTTAAATGCTCTAGCAAGAGCCATTAAACGCAATAAAGCAGGACTTAATGCAGATAATAAACCTATAGGAAGTTTTTTATTTTTAGGTCCAACTGGAGTAGGAAAAACTCAATCAGCTAAAGCCTTGGCAAAATTTTTATTTGATGATGAAAAAGCTATGATACGCTTTGACATGAGCGAATTCATGGAAAAACATAGCGTTTCAAGACTTTTAGGAGCACCTCCAGGGTACATAGGACATGAAGAAGGTGGGGAGCTAACCGAAGCGGTACGCAGAAAACCTTATAGCGTTCTTTTATTTGACGAAGTTGAAAAAGCTCATAAAGATGTTTTCAATATACTTTTAGGAATTTTAGACGATGGAAGAGCAACAGATAGTAAGGGAGTGACAGTAGATTTTAAAAATACTATTATTATTTTAACTTCTAATATTGCTTCAAATGCAATAATGTCACTAAATGGTGAAGAAAAAGAAAATGCAATTAAAAGCGAATTAAAAAATTTCTTTAAACCTGAATTTTTAAATCGTTTAGATGATATCATCACCTTTAATCCTTTAGGACAAGATGAGGCTTATGAAATAGTTAAACTTTTATTTAAAGATTTGCAAAATAGTTTGTCAAGTAAAGGAATAAAAGCAAATTTAAGCGAAAATGGAGCGCTTTTGATCGCAAAAAATGGCTTTGATCCTGATTTTGGAGCTAGACCATTAAAAAGAGCTATTTATGATATGATAGAGGATAAATTAAGCGATATGATCTTAGCTGATGAACTTAACGAAAATGATAATATTTTAATCGATGCTGAAAATGATGAAATCGTAATCAAAAAAATACAAAATTGA
- a CDS encoding metal-sensing transcriptional repressor yields MQNTKKHQHSQKHIKAISNRLSRTIGHLEAVKNMVKRDEDCSKILIQLAAIKAAVNNTAKAVLKEHLAHCIHHTCSKENKQSIEDLNKAIDMFVK; encoded by the coding sequence ATGCAAAATACAAAAAAACATCAACATTCTCAAAAACATATTAAAGCAATCAGCAATAGACTTAGTCGCACAATTGGACATTTAGAAGCAGTTAAAAACATGGTAAAAAGAGATGAGGATTGTAGTAAAATTTTAATACAACTTGCCGCTATTAAAGCAGCTGTTAACAATACCGCAAAAGCTGTTTTAAAAGAACATCTAGCTCATTGTATCCATCATACATGTTCTAAAGAAAATAAACAAAGCATAGAAGATCTTAATAAAGCTATTGATATGTTTGTAAAATAA